The DNA window tatataaaagtttttcataacaaagaatatgttttttttgcgatttatgacgtcatatatttccctagggtactgcggcagtgtactggcagtccataacggaacgaatttttctacaatgatagcactgtgcagtgctcgcagtgcatatcggaacataccctTAATAACAATTCaaacagacaaaaatattactattaaacGATGTTTCATAGACTTCACGTATTAAATCTCAAGTATACGTCCATCAAATCAAAGGCATTACAAACATATCTTGCGAGAATACGTTTTCattctttatatcaaattggCCTCTTTTGTCTTCTACTAGTTGTTATCATATTATAGACAGTAGAAACAATgattaattgataaatttttcaataaacacTAACTAATCTTTGAATGTCATTTGTCAATCAGTTCATTGTAATTTGTCATGTTTATGTCAAATTCAATTTGTCAATTACCGTATAGGCGTTCTTCGTGTTGGGCGTAGAAGTTGGTAGAAGTGAGtgaaaaaattatcctttaGTTTGtgtgttgtattttaataacttttaaaatggcACAACActggaaaattttattattagtagcATGTGTAACAATTGTTATGACGGCAGCCTATGAAAAGTCTGATATAGCTTCGGCTCGGATTGAGGTAAACAATTATCTTTTGAACGAAGTAATGaatgtaataatgtaatgaaacaataataaattaaataattatgtacatttattctttCAGAGTTGTAGGGGATGTTCCCTTAACCGTTTGCCCGAAgtgaaaagttttataatggAAGATGCACCCAAATATGAACGCTTAgaggttaaatttatttccggGGCGGACCCCGAGTTGATTCTCTTGGACAGCAACGATCGCGAGTTGGAGCGCCTCCTTCTCTCACGTCTGTCTCGTTCCGAATGCAACGACCTCGTACAAAGCAAGGGTTTCTccaagaaaataacaaattctgaattttaaaatttaagtgaaagtaaataaatatagcatttaaacatttgccaCTATCTTACATTCCATCATAgtacagaataaataaatttttcataattgaattttattactgGCCTTTACACAAACATAACCTAGCCTCTATTTATTTGTTCATATCATTAGTTGGCTAATGAGCAAGCAGCAACAAGAATACACATAAACAAttaagcgaccgctgcccatagacatccataATAGCAGATCCCCTTAATCGACAGAGAAGGGGTAGAGGGGATGCACGGAAAGAATATAcatccccttcctatgcattcccTCCACTATCACTCAGATAAcagcaaccgatcaagccaAGGTTAGGCCCTCTTGTGCAAGAAATTGAATCGAATCGGAATGTTAAATGtgtaatgagtgacagcccaagccaAGGTCCCCTCTCTGTAGCCCTTGAGCCAAGTCACTCTTTGCAATGCCCACTCAAGTGATCTACGAGCGCggcctcccaatccggtaaaaATGAAGTAACAGTATGAGCCAAGTTAATCTTAAaagaggtttaggctaagcgctaTCTGCgtccggccacctcaagccctgtgaagctgtaaatgcctcttcaaggcaaacagtgactagtcagtcacataaaaaaaatcccctCTACTTTCTATATCAAAAGTCTGTCAAACTACAACAAGATTCAATGTTGACTAATTAAATGTTCACCAATATTGCATATTTATTGCCAATTCTAATGACAATAGTTCATTTTGTTGACACcttcattttgtttgaaagtattttggttgcagacaataaaaaaataaacctcaTTCAAATGATCGGTTTTATGTTTTGATCTTGAAGTCATGTTGACCTTACAAAAACTAGATTGTCATTAGAGCTCAGAAGTAACTTGTCAACTCGCTGCCATTATCGCCGGCTTTAAGCTACAGCTCCATAATATGCAAAAGTTTCTCAATAGAAGGAATGCAAAATGGAGTCGAAATAAAAGTGTACATGGTTTCATTAAcaatagatatttatattataatatagtgTGAGGTGGCAGTCGGCCGGCGAGGGGGCGAGGGTGTGAGGGGCTCAGGTGAGCAGCGTGCAGTCCAGGTCCTCGTCACGGTCGCGGGCGTCACGCACGTCGCTGTGCGCACGTCGCAGCACGCGCGCCACCACGTCGCTCAGCGCCTCGCGCGCACCTTCCTCCAGTAGCACCAGGCATTTCTGCAACAACACGTATATAACATcaactgttttattaaaacattattggcCAGTAATCCAAATCAGTGTTTGATTTATAACTgaacatttttctttcaatggtattttaaatgaagcatactaataaaatttaagcatAATTAAGAGTATGTCGTGGGCGTGTTAAAGCGATGAGTACCTGGTGGAAGTGTTCGTCTTGGGGCAAGCGCAGCACGGCGCGCAGGGCGAGCTCAGAGTTGGCGCGCACGTAGGTGTTCTTCTCCTTGGTGCCGTTGACGAGCGCAGGCAGCAGCGCGCGCAGCAGCTCGCCGCCGCACGCCTCCAGCGGCGCCTCGCGGCCCAGCAGAGCGCTCGCCCGCGCCATCAGCTGCTTCACCTCGTTGCTCGAGTGGTTCATGCTCTGCTTGTTGGGAAACAATTTCACATCACAAATGTGcttaatgtacaattttaacaaGATGGCATTTCTATGAAAGGCATTTTCGTAAATTGTAACAATGTCAtagtaatcttttttttaatcatttcgATTtcgtttcaataatttttttaagaaaatggtATTTTTGAAAAGGTTGGCAGGTTTAATTCTAGTTGAAGAAATGACGTCACCAAAATATGTCGCAATGAGTGATGATCGATATCACCTGATATTCTGTTATCACTTGTGGTAAATATCGCCCAGATCTATCAAATTGTCGGTAAATGTGTTTGGTGATAAGACAGTTATGTGGTCGCgggaaaatattacaaaagaaaaacaattagaCAGGAAGGTTGCTTGATGATGATATGAAAACAATTCAGTATCCGAACTGATAATAAGAAATCGAAGAGTGTGATATTGAAGCGAAGTAAATTCATTATGCACTTGAAAACTACATATTGAAATAGGTTGGAAAGAATGCGAcacaaatgttaaaaattaatgaaaaagttaCTAAGGGCGACCGGTCATTAAGGTCATAGTTAGGattttatgttgaaataacggagaaatatttcttttatttacatcatCAGCATATCATTTACTAATTGGTTAATCCTTTAACTATATTTCTCATTGCTTACGTAAAGTTAGCGGGCTCACCCTGACAAACTGCGAAAGCAAGTTGTGCGGCACggggcggtcgtgttgcagcAGATATCGCGCGAGGTAACCGATGCCGCGCACGGCGTTGCAGGCGACGGGGGCGCGCTCGCTGGCCAGCTGGGTGAGCAGCGTGCGCTCCACGCGTTCGAGGAACGGCTCGCGGTAGATCTCCTGTGGACTCTCCTTGAGCGCGACGAAAAGCGCGCACGAGCGTCCGTGCTGCAGCAGCCAGTCTTCCGCTGGCGAGCCTCCCAACACGTGGTGAGCGATGGCCGCGTCGCGGTGCGCCGCCGGCAGCCACTGCACTAGGGCACCTAGGCAGCCGCCGACGGCACTGCGCGGGGGGTCGTCGGGGTGTGCGAGGAGCGCCGGCGTGGTGAGCGTGGCCAGCACGGCCAGCGCCAGCTGCTCCGACATTTTTTGACCGCCAGCGGTGAGCACGCCGCGCAGCGCCTGCAACATCGTCTCGCGCACCGCCGCGTCCTCCGCGTTGCGCACGCCGTTGTGCATCTCCACAAAGAGAGGATCTGCGCGCGTGTGAATGAGTACGAGCTGCGAAAGTGCCAGCCCCGCCTTGATTCGCACCGTACGGCTGCCGTCGTGCAGCGCCTTCAGGAACGTCGTCTGCAGCTGCGGCAGGAACTGCTTCAGCATCACGCCCACCTGACGCAACAATAACACTCGTTTACTCATCtttgaataatattcaatGGAAACAATAAATCGAGGAAGCAGCAGACAGTCGTCGCACCTTGGAGAGCAGCTCGGCCAGCGTCTCGAGCACGGCGGCCTTGACGGCGGCGTTGAATCGGTCGCCAAGGATACGGATGAGCGGACCGGTGACGTGCACCACGGAGGGCTGCAGCGCGGCCGCCGACGTCAGCCGGATCACCTCGCCCAGCATCAGCGCCGCCCCCTCTTTGTCCTCCGGCAGACCGTTCAGAATAGCCTCGCGGAACAGCGGCAATATCGGCGCTATGCCCTGACATCGAAGAATAAATTCTTACAATTTctttcatttcaatatttttcctGTGCAGCAAGGCATTAccaatttgtgtattttataattgattaTAGGACGGCACCTTGGGCAGACAGAAGCCGGGCAGCAGGTCGCCGGGCTTGAGGTCCGCGGCAGCGTAGCGCACCGCTTGCCGCACGTCGCTCACGTGCTGCATTTGCCGCTCCGCGTCCAGCGTGCGCGTCAGCGCAGACAGCGCCTCCCACGCCATCTGGTGTAACACGAACacgattttattataattgctAATATAGCGATATCAACTGACATATGCCaaagtgtgtgtgtgtgtgtgtgtgtgtgtgtgtgtgtgtgaccTGCAGCACGTCGCGGTCGGTGTCGGCGAAGAGCAGCAGCAGTCCGCGCAGCAGCTGCGGCACGTGGGGCGCGAGGTCGGCGCGCGAGTGCGACACGAAAGCGCACAGCAGCGCGGCCGCAGCTCGCCGCCGCTCCCCGCTACCCGTGCGCACCGCCTCCAGCAGCATGTCGATGATGCTGTACACACAAACACACTATTTTACAACTTATAATGTACAGCCGCAGTTCGAATTGTGAAACAGCAAAagtgttatataaaatgaaagcgTAAACAATACGGTGAAGTAATGATGTTACCAGCGCACGCCGGCGTCGTCGACGACGGGCAAGAGTGCGTCGCGGCATTGGTCCAGCTCGCGGGCCTCGTGCGGGGAGCCCCTAGCCGCCAGCAGCGCGGCAAGCAGCGCCGGCAGCACGCGCGGCAGGTAGCGCGACAGCGAgctgcccgccgccgccgccagaGCTGAGAGCGCGCGGGTGTCCGcgccgccccccgcgcccggcCCACTTCCGGTGCCCGTCAACACCGGGATCAGGTACGGCAGCACGGCTCGCGACTTGATCGCCATTATCTAAATAGTGatgcattaaaaatttaaaattatttcaacttGCTATTCATTGAAATCGATGACAGACATTTTCAAGTAATAAATCAGGACGGTCAAAGGTGCAGCTAGTGTGTTCATAATCGAGTGCGTACCTGTTTGAGGCCGTCGAGAGCGGCGTCCGCGCGCTGCTGGTCGGCGTCGTGCAGCTGGGCCAGCATGGGTGGCAGGATGTCGTCGAGCGCCTTGTTGCCGATGGTGGCGTGCAGCGAGTCGAAAGTGCGCGCCGCGGCCATGCGCACCTCCGGCAGCGGGTCGCAGAGCGCCGTGCGCACAGTGGGCACCAGCCCGTCCGCGAAGCTGAGCACGGCGTCGCGCGACGTGGAGGCGAGGATCTCGCCGAGGCCGATGCAGACGCCCTGCCGCTGGTCGGCGCGCTCAGACCTCAGCCCGCGCTCCAAGATGGGCACGATCTCCGGCAGCACGCGCTCGCCCAGCTGACACGCAACTCACATACAATCAATGTAATTTCAACAATAGTGCGTCGAACAAATATACTCTTTTCTATTTGTGAACATATCACAGCTTATATTGTTATCTGCTTTTCACATTACTGgttttctttcatttattattgtactgtacagattaaaatatttaaatagggTTACCTTTCTAACGAGATCGCCTAGGGTGCGCGCGGCTACCTGCCGCTTGTCGTAGCTGGTGGAGGCCAGGCAGCCCAGCAACAGTCCGAACAGCGTCGGCAGGATCTCACGCAACGTCTTAGGCGTGTTTGTCACCACCACCTGCATGGATATAATGGTTTAGTAAATATCCACCGTTTTGAATTCATCGTAACGTACGACTCGCGTCGGTACCTTCCAGACGTGCAGTGCGGCCTGGCGCACCATGAGGGCGACGTCGCTGCGGCCCATGTAGAGTCCGGCGAGCACGCGGTTGCGCCGCTCCGCGCCGAGCGCGCTCATGATGGCGCGGTGCGAGTGCTCGGTGCCGAAGTTGTCGTCCTCGGAGGCGGTCTCGGTGCTCATCTTGCCCGAGACGCCGGAGATGCGGTAGAGCAGGTCGCCGAGCAGCTGCACGGAGCTGTAGCGGATGCGCCAGTTGTCGTCGAAGAGACCGCGCTCGAGCTGAGGCAACAGCAGGGCGATGGCGGACTCCGCGTACAGCGTCACGATGCGCTGGCCCGCCTTCAGCGCGGTCTCGCGCACGTACTCGTTCTCGTCCGCCAGCGCCTTCAGGATGGGGTTGATAATCTGTCCGATGTACGGCGTGAACTCGTCCGTGAACGCGCCCGGCATGTAGATGAACATCATTATGTAGCCGTCCTTCACGTGCGGCGCTATGTCCGTGCGCTCCGCGGTCGCTATTATGTCTGCCCCCCACACGCGCAcaacaaaactttattatttatggatatttaattaaaataaaaatatttaatttgaatattgatAATTGTAGTATTTCTTTCGGTTGTTTTGTGTCATGGACAGACCTGGCATGAGCTTGTGCAGCTTCTCGACGCCGAGGCCGGCGACGACCTCGGAGAGTCCTTGCGCGGCGCCCGAGCGGTCCACGCTGCTCGACTCCGAGGTGAGCGTCTGCATGAGCCACGGCAGCAGCTCCTCGAAGCTGCTCTCGCCCATGCCGCGCACCATGGCGCCCAGCGCGCGCGCCGACACGGACCGCACCTGCCGCACGTACACACATTGCATATGTACTACAACGAGGCCACAGTGTTCAATGAGACAGATGAAGTCATGCAGATCTGTTGACCTCGGGCACGGGGTCGAGCAGCGAGCTCTTGAGGCCGGGTATGATGTTGGGCAGGTAGGGCAGCAGGTCCTTCTGGTCGGTAAGCGAGTACATGTTGCCGATGATCTGCGCGGCCATCTTGCGCGTCTCGGTGCTGCGGTCCTGGAAGGCGCGCTGCACGACAGGCATGATGAGCGCCAGCGAGGGCGCGTCGATGAAGTGCACAAACTTGGTGTCGAGTAGCGTCTGCAGGCACGCCGACGTCATGTTGGAGGGGTCCTTCAGCGCATGTAGCAGCACCGGGACGATCGCTGCAACGCCGCACACAAgcacaaataaatacatattgaaGTTGAAGGGAAGTTGGGGGCCTTCGTTAATAGGCAGTTGatagcggcggcggcggcggcagcaGTTACCTTGTATCTCGGGGTTGCGTATGACGGAGCCGATAACGCCGAGCGCCTCCACGCTGGCCTCCTGCACCTTGGTGTGCGAGTCGCTCAGCACCTCGATCAGCTTGGGCACGATGGAGGGCAGACACGACGACAGCTGCTTCGGCGCACAGTACGCCATCGCGCCCAGCAGCTCGATCGAACCTTTACACATATAGTTACCCCTCAATTGTCTCACTTGTGTGATTTGTGCAAGTTGTCACATATGGGTCGTGTCACATACCGGCCTTGGTGCGCCAGTTGTCGTCCTGCAGCGCCTGCAGCAGCGAGGGCAGCACGAGCTTGACGCCGTGCGCGCTCAGCTTGCTCATGATGAGCTTGGCGGTGTcgtcggcggcggcgcgcaCGTACTGCGAGCTGTCGCCGAAGCACATCAGCAGATGCGGCAGCACGTGCACGATGTACGGCTCGAACAGCCTCCCTAGCTTGTAGCACAGGATCTCGAAACCGAACAGCGCGCCTGCGACCACACAACAGTATACATTATACGTCCCCATGATGTTTATATTGCGGTAGTCATGTATAAGGAATTAATTTCATCAAACTTACCTTCGCGAtacttgtaatttttcttCTCCTGTATGGCTTCTGTGAGTTTTCCCATCACGTCCAATTGTTTTAGGGACAGAATACCGAGCCCTTTGATAACACCTGCAATGCCGTAAGCGGCGCCCTGAAACATTTTGAACATAAATTACATCGCGCAGGATAAATCTTCTTTGTCAAATTTTCATcaataaacatgtttaataaGCGTCTGTAagtagatataaaattgtttcgatCGTTTCCACTGACCCTCCTATCGCCGTACTTCTCTGCGGTGAGGAGCTGCTTCATGAGCTTGTTCATGATGGGCTGGATCTCGGCCGCCAGCGCGGGCGAAGTCACCAGGTGCGGCAGACAGTTGCTCACCGCGTCCTGCACCTGCACCGCACACACAACAACAGTCAACAATGACGAGCTGCAGACTCCCTACAAACTTATCTAAAGTAGATATTAAAGCATAATAGGTCGTGATTGTATCGTGGTGTGTCGCTCGAGTGGGCGGCAGTGTGGGCGGCAGAGTGGGCGGCAGTGTGGGCGGCAGTGTGGGCGGTTACCGGCTGGCTGGGCGTGGAGAGTGCGGCGACGAGGCGCAGCGTGATGGGGCGGATGCGCGCGTCGTGGGGCTCCAAGTGGCGCGCCAGCGAGCCCACCAGCAGCACGACGCACTGGCGCACCGCGTCGTACCCACCGGACTTGGGCGCCGTGTCCAGGAAGTTCTCGAACACCGGCAGCTGACTGCTCAACGTCTCCTATACGGGTTGAATGAGTTTTAAATAAGGTTTCGTGCAACCAATCATAGCTATGCACGATGcgtaaaaaaacagaaaataaaccAATGTCA is part of the Papilio machaon chromosome 4, ilPapMach1.1, whole genome shotgun sequence genome and encodes:
- the LOC106713871 gene encoding eIF-2-alpha kinase activator GCN1 isoform X2, which translates into the protein MTSMCCCRTECSPPHRMMVVLLCSAALERYDVVASDGDSPVYRALVLVLLSTAKPVRSAALQEVSSLLAREDRAQVARFLALKLNEVLEEGKIFTVKEKSPPEEKAEVTGKMIIDCVHAICSYRDYPSDELEGLAIDILPSCHHPVAAAGGGGGRAWLRLLAHLRLQPRDLVARHCTQLRATYIDGYTPTPTMSNIVSSLVAANEQAVGGAALAAALDALREPDLLRVTRDEYFVFLTPPGDLYDKSVVPGNDDGKEMNLKRESKAYSYKEQLEELQLRRELEEKRRREGHAKQVPLSAKQKEAIKLQLAKESIIRDRLTALNERVVVAEQLVSAVQAGSAAAVCQQARHVVSAVLAALRSPLAAPRLAPLYLRLRPALLPRHALLGDTAARVALRLHKPQCDLEPCWEEEELGKATVRTIGLLHAATAEPKPSAEADAPAPPHAAANHFTAPGFCYIFPLLKQGLTGPARGDEAAMVSGLAVIARHARLRGEPHDPRDMLRPALFPIDHMFRLLIDVISNTSKRVQAAATLALLETAECAARGDLSLDDATCLLAGLQNPQEVVRDAALRALLCVADCLSPLLDDLEHGLEITKRLYIATFDVSEDNKKLAYELWSKVPRAEAWLSGAEAELVRELVREVQHPAEPVQRAAADALATLVARADSEDCAPSRVMHMLHDLYEEKYPLIPAKLDQFGHERESAVDEWGARRGAALGLRALAPRLTAEDVPAATAFFVQRGLADRRDEVREEMLAAAMAVVDLHGKETLSSQLPVFENFLDTAPKSGGYDAVRQCVVLLVGSLARHLEPHDARIRPITLRLVAALSTPSQPVQDAVSNCLPHLVTSPALAAEIQPIMNKLMKQLLTAEKYGDRRGAAYGIAGVIKGLGILSLKQLDVMGKLTEAIQEKKNYKYREGALFGFEILCYKLGRLFEPYIVHVLPHLLMCFGDSSQYVRAAADDTAKLIMSKLSAHGVKLVLPSLLQALQDDNWRTKAGSIELLGAMAYCAPKQLSSCLPSIVPKLIEVLSDSHTKVQEASVEALGVIGSVIRNPEIQAIVPVLLHALKDPSNMTSACLQTLLDTKFVHFIDAPSLALIMPVVQRAFQDRSTETRKMAAQIIGNMYSLTDQKDLLPYLPNIIPGLKSSLLDPVPEVRSVSARALGAMVRGMGESSFEELLPWLMQTLTSESSSVDRSGAAQGLSEVVAGLGVEKLHKLMPDIIATAERTDIAPHVKDGYIMMFIYMPGAFTDEFTPYIGQIINPILKALADENEYVRETALKAGQRIVTLYAESAIALLLPQLERGLFDDNWRIRYSSVQLLGDLLYRISGVSGKMSTETASEDDNFGTEHSHRAIMSALGAERRNRVLAGLYMGRSDVALMVRQAALHVWKVVVTNTPKTLREILPTLFGLLLGCLASTSYDKRQVAARTLGDLVRKLGERVLPEIVPILERGLRSERADQRQGVCIGLGEILASTSRDAVLSFADGLVPTVRTALCDPLPEVRMAAARTFDSLHATIGNKALDDILPPMLAQLHDADQQRADAALDGLKQIMAIKSRAVLPYLIPVLTGTGSGPGAGGGADTRALSALAAAAGSSLSRYLPRVLPALLAALLAARGSPHEARELDQCRDALLPVVDDAGVRCIIDMLLEAVRTGSGERRRAAAALLCAFVSHSRADLAPHVPQLLRGLLLLFADTDRDVLQMAWEALSALTRTLDAERQMQHVSDVRQAVRYAAADLKPGDLLPGFCLPKGIAPILPLFREAILNGLPEDKEGAALMLGEVIRLTSAAALQPSVVHVTGPLIRILGDRFNAAVKAAVLETLAELLSKVGVMLKQFLPQLQTTFLKALHDGSRTVRIKAGLALSQLVLIHTRADPLFVEMHNGVRNAEDAAVRETMLQALRGVLTAGGQKMSEQLALAVLATLTTPALLAHPDDPPRSAVGGCLGALVQWLPAAHRDAAIAHHVLGGSPAEDWLLQHGRSCALFVALKESPQEIYREPFLERVERTLLTQLASERAPVACNAVRGIGYLARYLLQHDRPVPHNLLSQFVRSMNHSSNEVKQLMARASALLGREAPLEACGGELLRALLPALVNGTKEKNTYVRANSELALRAVLRLPQDEHFHQKCLVLLEEGAREALSDVVARVLRRAHSDVRDARDRDEDLDCTLLT
- the LOC106713871 gene encoding eIF-2-alpha kinase activator GCN1 isoform X1, yielding MADTEVLKKLKDVPFKIQTASLKERREVLKEIQDVLATPGITEPAVRFVCRVVTSTLHRYRDTTSQFYVKSLLAYLSTNHREWTLRSFLPLLLDISENLRNTVTSKSTCQSGLFALHWSAVVAEASLKNTDEDGVDYNSLVLSQANLLAVVTAYGNKKKNNKAFTALHASWTAIGKTKTTKWFDVLTTLPTDSGPQIPIIFSALCRHFKQTGDEEIVTNHKAKMLDSFIKNLISVKNRPNANYISGCADLLHMVTLVDVKDSLLPALQKAMLRSPETIIQAVGEVFANLVLFVDGTAVDIGKSLIGNLHSKDAWARVEANKALGHLARRCSALPAARPLLASVFAEYHGASGKLTSSEDKIAVLQGAGTLSELAVSEEDFTALYEEVTSQVSRVLDSESHERTLCVALDVLSLWTQRLRAPLHSKVYEIFKKNLSAKNSTPAVRSAYVSLLTRAVRGGVSAAHAQALRPTLLSTLERAAAQPPQHPIVNEAISAMLGLILMDEDRQLPAKTAVWSMLVHHDKHVLLQDRVLAAAPDDVLTQVVLLCSAALERYDVVASDGDSPVYRALVLVLLSTAKPVRSAALQEVSSLLAREDRAQVARFLALKLNEVLEEGKIFTVKEKSPPEEKAEVTGKMIIDCVHAICSYRDYPSDELEGLAIDILPSCHHPVAAAGGGGGRAWLRLLAHLRLQPRDLVARHCTQLRATYIDGYTPTPTMSNIVSSLVAANEQAVGGAALAAALDALREPDLLRVTRDEYFVFLTPPGDLYDKSVVPGNDDGKEMNLKRESKAYSYKEQLEELQLRRELEEKRRREGHAKQVPLSAKQKEAIKLQLAKESIIRDRLTALNERVVVAEQLVSAVQAGSAAAVCQQARHVVSAVLAALRSPLAAPRLAPLYLRLRPALLPRHALLGDTAARVALRLHKPQCDLEPCWEEEELGKATVRTIGLLHAATAEPKPSAEADAPAPPHAAANHFTAPGFCYIFPLLKQGLTGPARGDEAAMVSGLAVIARHARLRGEPHDPRDMLRPALFPIDHMFRLLIDVISNTSKRVQAAATLALLETAECAARGDLSLDDATCLLAGLQNPQEVVRDAALRALLCVADCLSPLLDDLEHGLEITKRLYIATFDVSEDNKKLAYELWSKVPRAEAWLSGAEAELVRELVREVQHPAEPVQRAAADALATLVARADSEDCAPSRVMHMLHDLYEEKYPLIPAKLDQFGHERESAVDEWGARRGAALGLRALAPRLTAEDVPAATAFFVQRGLADRRDEVREEMLAAAMAVVDLHGKETLSSQLPVFENFLDTAPKSGGYDAVRQCVVLLVGSLARHLEPHDARIRPITLRLVAALSTPSQPVQDAVSNCLPHLVTSPALAAEIQPIMNKLMKQLLTAEKYGDRRGAAYGIAGVIKGLGILSLKQLDVMGKLTEAIQEKKNYKYREGALFGFEILCYKLGRLFEPYIVHVLPHLLMCFGDSSQYVRAAADDTAKLIMSKLSAHGVKLVLPSLLQALQDDNWRTKAGSIELLGAMAYCAPKQLSSCLPSIVPKLIEVLSDSHTKVQEASVEALGVIGSVIRNPEIQAIVPVLLHALKDPSNMTSACLQTLLDTKFVHFIDAPSLALIMPVVQRAFQDRSTETRKMAAQIIGNMYSLTDQKDLLPYLPNIIPGLKSSLLDPVPEVRSVSARALGAMVRGMGESSFEELLPWLMQTLTSESSSVDRSGAAQGLSEVVAGLGVEKLHKLMPDIIATAERTDIAPHVKDGYIMMFIYMPGAFTDEFTPYIGQIINPILKALADENEYVRETALKAGQRIVTLYAESAIALLLPQLERGLFDDNWRIRYSSVQLLGDLLYRISGVSGKMSTETASEDDNFGTEHSHRAIMSALGAERRNRVLAGLYMGRSDVALMVRQAALHVWKVVVTNTPKTLREILPTLFGLLLGCLASTSYDKRQVAARTLGDLVRKLGERVLPEIVPILERGLRSERADQRQGVCIGLGEILASTSRDAVLSFADGLVPTVRTALCDPLPEVRMAAARTFDSLHATIGNKALDDILPPMLAQLHDADQQRADAALDGLKQIMAIKSRAVLPYLIPVLTGTGSGPGAGGGADTRALSALAAAAGSSLSRYLPRVLPALLAALLAARGSPHEARELDQCRDALLPVVDDAGVRCIIDMLLEAVRTGSGERRRAAAALLCAFVSHSRADLAPHVPQLLRGLLLLFADTDRDVLQMAWEALSALTRTLDAERQMQHVSDVRQAVRYAAADLKPGDLLPGFCLPKGIAPILPLFREAILNGLPEDKEGAALMLGEVIRLTSAAALQPSVVHVTGPLIRILGDRFNAAVKAAVLETLAELLSKVGVMLKQFLPQLQTTFLKALHDGSRTVRIKAGLALSQLVLIHTRADPLFVEMHNGVRNAEDAAVRETMLQALRGVLTAGGQKMSEQLALAVLATLTTPALLAHPDDPPRSAVGGCLGALVQWLPAAHRDAAIAHHVLGGSPAEDWLLQHGRSCALFVALKESPQEIYREPFLERVERTLLTQLASERAPVACNAVRGIGYLARYLLQHDRPVPHNLLSQFVRSMNHSSNEVKQLMARASALLGREAPLEACGGELLRALLPALVNGTKEKNTYVRANSELALRAVLRLPQDEHFHQKCLVLLEEGAREALSDVVARVLRRAHSDVRDARDRDEDLDCTLLT
- the LOC106713870 gene encoding selenoprotein M, which translates into the protein MAQHWKILLLVACVTIVMTAAYEKSDIASARIESCRGCSLNRLPEVKSFIMEDAPKYERLEVKFISGADPELILLDSNDRELERLLLSRLSRSECNDLVQSKGFSKKITNSEF